The following are from one region of the Peromyscus leucopus breed LL Stock chromosome 18, UCI_PerLeu_2.1, whole genome shotgun sequence genome:
- the LOC119089254 gene encoding zinc finger protein 709-like — protein sequence MKGKMYERSHTTEKPSEYTQCVKAFECPSHSQRHKRTHTGEKPYECNQCGKAFMRHSHLQRHKRTHTGEKPYECNQCGKPFSCQSSLQKHKRTHTGEKPYECNQCSKAFSCQSSLQRHKRTHTGEKPYECNQCGKAFSYQNYLHSHKRTHTGEKSYECNQCGKAFTQYNHLKVHKRTHTGEKPYECNQCGKAFSCQSYFQSHKRKHTGDKTYECNQCGKVFICHSNLQRHKRTHTGDKPYECNQCGKAFSCQSYLQRHKTTHTVEKPYECNQCGKAFSCQNYLHSHKRTHTGEKPYECNQCGKAFAQYSHLKIHKRTHTGEKPYECNQCGKAFAQYSHLQSHERIHIGEKPYECNQCGKAFLCQNYLQRHKRTHTGEKPYECNQCGKAFLCQSYLQRHKRTHTGEKPFECNQCGKAFSCQSYLQRHKTTHTGEKPYECNQCSKAFSCQSYLQRHKRTHTGDKPYECNQCDKTLAEDSNL from the exons ATGAAGGGGAAAAT GTATGAAAGAAGTCAtactacagagaaaccttctgaatATACTCAATGTGTTAAAGCCTTTGAATGTCCCAGTCATTCTCAAA ggcataaaagaacacatactggagaaaaaccctatgaatgtaatcagtgtggtaaagcctttatgcgtcacagtcatcttcaaaggcacaaaagaacacatactggagagaaaccctatgaatgtaatcagtgtggtaaaccCTTTTCATGTCAGAGTTctcttcaaaagcataaaagaacacatactggagagaaaccctatgaatgtaatcagtgcaGTAAAGCCTTTTCATGTCAGAGttctcttcaaaggcataaaagaacacatactggagagaagccctatgaatgtaatcagtgtggcaaagcctttTCATATCAGAATTATCTTCACagtcataaaagaacacatactggagagaaatcctatgaatgtaatcagtgtggtaaagcctttacacAATACAATCATCTGAAAGttcataaaagaacacacactggagagaaaccctatgaatgtaatcagtgtggtaaagccttttcatgTCAGAGTTATTTTCAgagtcataaaagaaaacatactggaGACAAaacctatgaatgtaatcagtgtggtaaagtttTTATATGTCATAGtaatcttcaaaggcataaaagaacacatactggagataaaccctatgaatgtaatcagtgtggtaaagccttttcatgTCAGAGttatcttcaaaggcataaaaccACACATACTgtagagaaaccctatgaatgtaatcagtgtggcaaagcctttTCATGTCAGAATTATCTTCACagtcataaaagaacacatactggagagaaaccctatgaatgtaatcagtgtggtaaagcctttgcacaataCAGTCATctgaaaattcataaaagaacacatactggagagaaaccctatgaatgtaatcagtgtggtaaagcctttgcacaatacagtcatcttcaaagtcatgaaagaatacatattggagagaaaccctatgaatgtaatcagtgtggtaaagcctttttaTGTCAGAAttatcttcaaaggcataaaagaacacatactggagagaaaccctatgaatgtaatcagtgtggtaaagcctttttaTGTCAGAGttatcttcaaaggcataaaagaacacatactggagagaaaccctttgaatgtaaccagtgtggtaaagccttttcatgTCAGAGttatcttcaaaggcataaaaccacacatactggagagaaaccctatgaatgtaatcagtgcaGTAAAGCCTTTTCATGTCAGAGttatcttcaaaggcataaaagaacacatactggagataaaccctatgaatgtaatcagtgtgataAAACCCTTGCAGAAGACAGTAATCTTTAA